In the genome of Bacillus thuringiensis, the window AATGGAAGTTAGAAATGAAATGAAGAAAAAAGGGAGCTGGAGGCAGTTTTTACGCCTTATTCAAGATACAAATCCTCCGAAAGGAATTTTAATTTTTGCGTTATTAATGAGTTTGCTTTCTACGGGAGCGAGTTTATTTATTCCTATGCTGACAAAAGGATTAGTAGATAATTTTTCGCTTTCTTCAATTAGTGCAGGACAAATTGTTGGGTTAGTTGCTTTCTTTGTAATGCAAACTATTGCGGCAGGGTTGTCTATATATTTACTAAATTATATTGGGCAGAAGATTGTAGCGGGACTAAGAGAACGTTTGTGGAAAAAGGTACTTATCTTGCCGGTATCTTATTACGATCAAAATAGAACAGGTGATACCATTAGCCGTATGACGAATGATACAGGTGTTGTGAAAACGTTAATTTCTGAGCATTTGTCAAACTTATTAACAGGTGGTATTTCAATTGTTGGATCGTTAATTGTATTATTTGTGTTAGATTGGAAAATGACTGCGTTACTTTTAACGGTTATTCCGTTGTCTGTATTAATTTTAGTTCCACTTGGACGAAAAATGTATAAGATTTCAAAAGCGCTTCAAGATGAAACGGCATCTTTTACAAGCGTGTTAACGCAAGTGTTATCAGAAATTCGTTTAGTGAAATCTTCAAATACAGAAAAAAGAGAATATGAAACGGGTAATACAGGTATACAAAAGTTATTACAATTTGGTTTGAAAGAAGGAAAAGTGCAAGCATTAATTTCGCCAGTTATGTCGTTTGTTTTAATGGCACTACTTGTTATTATCGTAGGATATGGCGGGATGAGAGTTTCTAGCGGTGCATTAACAACTGGTGAACTTGTAGCGTTTATTTTGTATTTAGTTCAAATTATAATGCCGATGAGTCAATTATCTATGTTCTTTACACAATTTCAAAAGGCAATTGGTGCAACGGAAAGAATTAGTACGATTTTAGAATATAAAGTAGAAGATCATGAAACTGGTGTGAAAGTGACAAATGCTAAGCAGCCGATCGTTCTTGAAAATGTACATTTTGAGTATAACGAAGAAGAGCAAGTTTTGAAAAATATTGATTTCACAATTGAATCAGGA includes:
- a CDS encoding ABC transporter ATP-binding protein, which gives rise to MEVRNEMKKKGSWRQFLRLIQDTNPPKGILIFALLMSLLSTGASLFIPMLTKGLVDNFSLSSISAGQIVGLVAFFVMQTIAAGLSIYLLNYIGQKIVAGLRERLWKKVLILPVSYYDQNRTGDTISRMTNDTGVVKTLISEHLSNLLTGGISIVGSLIVLFVLDWKMTALLLTVIPLSVLILVPLGRKMYKISKALQDETASFTSVLTQVLSEIRLVKSSNTEKREYETGNTGIQKLLQFGLKEGKVQALISPVMSFVLMALLVIIVGYGGMRVSSGALTTGELVAFILYLVQIIMPMSQLSMFFTQFQKAIGATERISTILEYKVEDHETGVKVTNAKQPIVLENVHFEYNEEEQVLKNIDFTIESGKVTAIVGPSGSGKTTLFSLLERFYEPTSGAIKLGKESITSYSLQSWRRQIGYVSQDSPLIDGTIRDNICYGVEGEVTDEEIEKVAAMAYVDAFIHDLPNGYATEVGERGVKLSGGQRQRIAIARALLRNPQILMLDEATSSLDSKSESVVQKALNNLMKGRTTLVIAHRLSTVVDADKIIFIEKGNLTGSGTHDELLQTHDMYREFATQQLKIKEGAL